The proteins below are encoded in one region of Winogradskyella helgolandensis:
- the uvrA gene encoding excinuclease ABC subunit UvrA, with protein MSQFNDSIEVKGARVHNLKNIDVTIPRDKLVVITGLSGSGKSSLAFDTIYAEGQRRYIETFSAYARQFLGSLERPDVDKIDGLSPVIAIEQKTTSKSPRSTVGTITEIYDFLRLLYARAADAYSFNTGEQMVSYNDEQIKDLILESYKGKRINILSPVIRSRKGHYRELFEQIAKQGFVKVRTDGDIVDIEKGMKLDRYKTHDIEIVIDRLKIDSTENDEKRLMESINTAMYHGDDVLMVIDQDTNEPRFFSRNLMCPTSGISYPNPEPNNFSFNSPKGACYNCNGIGELYVVNDHKLVPDETLSIKNGALAPHGPQKKSWIFKQFETIAQRYDFSLNDAWKDIPEEAKQVILHGGKDKFTVESKLLGVTRDYKIDFEGVANFIESQYNSDSTSLTRWAKEYMDKVECPVCEGSRLRKESLYFKVDGKSIADLVSMDIVELSKWLDGLLDRLTNKQQQISAEIIKEIGSRVQFLLDVGLTYLNLNRSSKSLSGGEAQRIRLATQIGSQLVGVLYILDEPSIGLHQRDNEKLINSLISLRDVGNSVIVVEHDKDMIERADHVIDIGPFAGKHGGEIISEGTPKDLLNQHTLTAAYLNGEKEIEIPKTRRKGNGKKLVLKGCTGNNLKNVDVEFPLGKMIGVTGVSGSGKSTLINETLYPILNAHYFNGVKKPMPYKSIKGLEHLDKVIDINQSPIGRTPRSNPATYTKTFDEIRSLFAKIPEAMIRGYKPGRFSFNVKGGRCETCQGGGLRVIEMNFLPDVYVECETCQGKRFNRETLEIRYKGKSISDVLNMTIEEAVDFFENIPKIHRKLKTIKDVGLGYITLGQQSTTLSGGEAQRIKLATELSKRDTGNTFYILDEPTTGLHFEDIRVLMKVLNKLADKGNTVLIIEHNLDVIKTVDYIIDIGYEGGKGGGEVVAKGTPETIIKDKKSYTAKFLKKEMM; from the coding sequence ATGAGCCAATTCAACGATTCCATTGAAGTTAAAGGTGCACGCGTTCACAACCTTAAAAATATTGACGTTACTATTCCTAGAGACAAGCTTGTTGTTATAACAGGCTTATCTGGCAGTGGGAAATCATCATTAGCTTTCGATACCATTTATGCTGAAGGCCAACGTCGTTATATTGAAACCTTTTCTGCTTATGCACGTCAGTTCTTGGGCAGTTTAGAGCGGCCAGATGTTGACAAGATTGATGGACTGTCTCCTGTAATTGCCATTGAGCAAAAAACGACGAGTAAATCCCCACGGTCAACAGTGGGTACCATCACTGAAATTTATGACTTTTTGCGTTTACTTTACGCAAGAGCTGCCGATGCTTACAGTTTTAATACTGGTGAGCAAATGGTAAGTTATAATGATGAGCAGATAAAAGACCTCATCTTAGAATCGTATAAAGGCAAACGCATTAATATCTTATCACCTGTTATCCGCTCTCGTAAAGGGCATTATCGCGAATTGTTTGAGCAAATTGCCAAGCAAGGTTTTGTTAAGGTAAGAACCGATGGAGACATTGTAGATATCGAAAAGGGTATGAAACTAGACCGTTACAAAACCCATGATATCGAGATTGTCATTGATAGGCTTAAGATCGATAGCACTGAGAATGATGAGAAACGATTAATGGAATCCATTAATACAGCCATGTATCATGGAGATGATGTGTTGATGGTTATTGACCAAGACACCAATGAACCGCGTTTCTTTAGCCGAAATTTAATGTGTCCTACTTCTGGTATTTCGTATCCTAACCCAGAACCTAATAACTTCTCATTCAACTCACCAAAAGGAGCTTGTTATAATTGTAATGGTATTGGCGAATTATATGTCGTTAACGATCATAAATTAGTTCCAGACGAAACACTTTCAATCAAAAATGGAGCTTTAGCACCACATGGACCACAAAAGAAAAGTTGGATTTTTAAACAGTTTGAAACTATAGCACAGCGTTATGATTTTTCATTAAATGACGCTTGGAAAGATATTCCTGAAGAGGCCAAACAGGTTATTCTTCACGGAGGCAAAGACAAGTTTACGGTAGAAAGCAAACTTCTAGGAGTGACTAGAGATTATAAAATCGATTTTGAAGGAGTGGCTAATTTTATTGAAAGTCAATACAATTCAGATTCCACATCCTTAACACGATGGGCAAAAGAATACATGGACAAAGTTGAATGTCCGGTTTGTGAAGGCTCTCGTTTACGTAAAGAATCGCTTTATTTTAAAGTAGATGGTAAAAGCATTGCTGATTTGGTATCTATGGATATTGTAGAACTTAGCAAATGGCTAGACGGTTTACTCGATAGACTAACTAATAAGCAACAACAAATCTCTGCTGAAATCATTAAAGAAATAGGAAGTCGAGTTCAGTTTCTTTTAGATGTTGGCCTCACCTACCTCAACTTAAACCGAAGCTCTAAATCCTTGTCTGGTGGAGAAGCACAACGTATACGGTTAGCCACACAGATTGGCTCGCAACTCGTTGGTGTACTTTATATTTTAGATGAACCTAGTATTGGTTTACACCAACGCGATAACGAAAAATTGATTAATTCCTTAATCTCATTACGCGATGTTGGTAACTCAGTTATTGTGGTTGAACACGATAAAGACATGATAGAACGTGCTGACCATGTGATTGACATCGGACCTTTTGCAGGTAAACATGGTGGTGAAATTATAAGTGAAGGAACCCCAAAAGACTTACTCAATCAACATACCCTTACAGCAGCTTATCTCAATGGTGAAAAGGAAATTGAAATTCCTAAAACGAGACGAAAAGGAAATGGCAAAAAACTCGTTTTAAAAGGCTGTACAGGTAATAACTTAAAGAATGTAGACGTTGAATTTCCATTAGGAAAAATGATTGGAGTTACGGGAGTTTCAGGAAGTGGTAAATCGACATTAATCAACGAAACCCTCTACCCTATTCTAAACGCACATTATTTTAATGGGGTTAAAAAACCAATGCCTTATAAAAGTATTAAAGGCCTTGAGCATTTAGATAAAGTAATTGACATTAACCAATCACCAATCGGTAGAACACCACGAAGTAATCCTGCAACTTACACCAAGACGTTTGACGAAATCAGAAGCTTGTTTGCAAAGATTCCAGAAGCCATGATTCGTGGATACAAACCTGGTCGCTTTAGCTTTAATGTCAAAGGTGGACGCTGCGAAACTTGTCAAGGTGGAGGTTTACGAGTCATTGAAATGAATTTTTTACCAGATGTTTACGTGGAATGTGAAACCTGCCAAGGCAAACGTTTTAATCGTGAAACATTAGAGATTCGATATAAAGGCAAATCTATTAGTGATGTATTGAATATGACCATTGAAGAAGCCGTTGATTTCTTTGAAAACATCCCGAAGATTCATAGAAAACTCAAAACTATTAAAGATGTAGGCTTAGGCTATATTACATTAGGCCAACAATCTACTACACTTTCAGGTGGCGAAGCCCAACGTATAAAACTGGCAACAGAATTAAGTAAACGCGATACAGGAAACACCTTCTATATTTTAGATGAACCAACTACAGGTTTACATTTTGAAGACATTAGAGTATTAATGAAAGTGCTTAACAAATTAGCCGATAAAGGCAATACGGTTTTAATCATTGAACATAATCTCGATGTCATTAAAACAGTGGACTATATTATTGATATTGGATACGAAGGAGGAAAAGGCGGTGGAGAAGTTGTTGCTAAAGGTACTCCAGAAACCATCATAAAGGATAAGAAGAGTTATACAGCGAAATTTTTGAAGAAAGAAATGATGTAG
- a CDS encoding T9SS type A sorting domain-containing protein, giving the protein MSSVSKTLLFILLLLNSITVASQSAAITIDGLFDDWDSNLTTYIDTSESVTGIDLLELQVTNDEAFLYLKIKANIEFDLTDNLINQQVRLFIDTDNNTTTGYNIQEGYGSEIGIIFKDLYAHYNVTPYAQIDFASLKLRAAPTVTSNEFEIAIGRHQIPDGLNPLFTASTIKILLKNDANFDKLPNEGSTFSYTFDDTPVTPYSPIDITKSNTEQIRLLAYNTLSDGLIDVDRVAHFEQIIKALSPDIIGLTECWDTTAAQIKALFDSWLPLGTANGWYTEKLGGLITVSRWEIIEQWTSLTRQFPVLIDLPSSYATDLLFTNSHLHCCDADDSRQAEADQYAAFILDAKSPGGVITLEENTPFMYSGDLNLVGYAQQLITLKTGDIQDTATYGAGGPLDWDDTDLKEENCLQADLRMGYTWRSDDQGFPPGKLDYIIFSDYTLTAEKSFVLQTEVMPSDRLTEYNLNEFNTINASDHFPVITDFSIHDNLNIEQFQLTDSTIYPNPTTGVITIDLKALNTYQIQVLNTLGHVVLTKHIAATSTELNVAPLPSGLYIISIKNSEGHQVIHKLIKH; this is encoded by the coding sequence ATGTCATCCGTCTCCAAAACACTACTTTTTATACTATTACTTTTAAATTCCATAACAGTAGCATCACAATCAGCTGCCATAACTATCGATGGTTTGTTTGACGATTGGGATTCTAACCTAACAACCTATATAGACACAAGTGAATCAGTTACTGGAATTGACCTTTTAGAACTACAGGTTACAAACGATGAAGCGTTCTTATACTTAAAAATCAAAGCCAACATAGAATTTGATTTAACCGACAACTTAATCAATCAACAAGTAAGACTCTTTATTGATACAGACAACAATACCACAACAGGCTATAACATTCAAGAAGGTTATGGCTCTGAAATTGGTATTATATTCAAAGACTTATATGCGCATTATAATGTAACGCCTTATGCTCAAATTGACTTCGCAAGTTTAAAATTGAGAGCAGCTCCTACAGTCACATCAAATGAATTTGAAATCGCCATAGGAAGACACCAAATACCAGACGGCCTTAACCCTTTATTCACTGCGTCAACGATAAAAATCTTACTAAAGAATGACGCTAATTTTGATAAGCTACCAAATGAAGGCAGTACCTTCTCGTATACTTTTGATGACACACCTGTAACTCCTTATTCTCCTATTGATATTACAAAATCAAACACTGAACAAATTAGATTGCTTGCTTACAACACCTTGTCGGACGGTTTAATTGATGTGGATCGCGTTGCACACTTTGAACAAATTATAAAAGCGTTATCGCCAGACATTATTGGACTAACAGAATGTTGGGACACCACTGCGGCACAAATAAAAGCGCTTTTTGATTCATGGCTTCCTTTAGGAACGGCCAACGGCTGGTATACTGAAAAGCTTGGTGGCTTAATAACAGTATCACGATGGGAAATTATAGAACAATGGACAAGTCTCACAAGGCAGTTTCCCGTGTTAATTGACTTACCTAGTTCTTACGCTACAGATTTGTTGTTTACAAATTCTCATTTACATTGTTGTGATGCCGATGATTCAAGACAAGCTGAAGCTGATCAATATGCCGCTTTTATATTAGATGCTAAATCACCAGGAGGTGTAATCACTTTAGAAGAAAATACACCTTTTATGTATTCTGGAGATTTAAATTTAGTCGGCTATGCGCAACAATTAATCACCTTAAAAACAGGAGATATACAAGACACAGCAACTTATGGCGCTGGAGGTCCTTTAGATTGGGATGACACCGATCTAAAAGAAGAAAATTGCTTACAAGCCGATTTAAGAATGGGCTACACTTGGCGATCAGATGATCAAGGGTTTCCGCCTGGCAAATTAGATTATATAATATTCTCAGATTACACACTTACGGCTGAAAAATCCTTCGTTTTACAAACGGAAGTCATGCCTTCCGATAGGTTGACAGAATATAACTTAAATGAATTCAATACCATAAATGCCTCAGATCACTTTCCTGTGATTACAGACTTTTCAATACATGATAATTTAAATATAGAACAGTTTCAACTTACCGACAGTACTATTTACCCTAACCCAACTACAGGTGTAATCACTATTGATTTAAAGGCTCTAAACACCTATCAAATCCAAGTGTTAAATACGCTCGGACATGTTGTACTTACTAAGCATATAGCGGCTACTTCTACCGAATTAAACGTTGCTCCATTGCCTTCCGGATTATACATTATTTCCATAAAAAATAGTGAAGGTCATCAAGTGATTCATAAACTTATAAAACACTAA
- a CDS encoding AsmA-like C-terminal region-containing protein — translation METSNKKKNRIRKILKWTFTAVGILLISLFAIPSIFNDAISNEIKKGINKNLETKLQFNNSNISFFTHFPALTFNFEDVNVSSSKPFEKDTLITAKELGFGINVFKLIFSDRVVINETYLTDCKINLIKDKFGRQNYDVFKATDTSTVANDTSAIGLRLNLKKLKIENATIHYTDNDLGINVMTHGLNYNGKGGIIDGKLKLGSNLDITSIDVAFENSEYLKGKTLKAKSFTVYDTDNLSIALDKNTISLNDLKVNFNGNLDIFDQGFAYNLLLKTENGKIKDLISALPPQYAEWSKAVTLNGGLNATLRLTGYTGTIPKASELNHIELEANIYDGYVKHKEADQALENLDLKFKGSLKKDYIDFNLDSLNFTLNEETTKGYVHANGKLDSLNVVSHIKSNVDLSILNETLKLPDLEFNGVLAADITLDGVYQPLASRIPQTKGSFELSEGSLQTSGHPEPIKNIELRATADNEGQTYAESSITFNKLNFSFLGNTFTSSAFFKNFDQPEYQIEAKGDIDFTTLHQVIELPIIITKGQLKANLSLEGQLNNPQSDTKNTGTLELKNIGMTSKVLQHPVLIKEGQFLFLNEKMALSNLTVQHQSSDLSIDGYFENYLDYALFSNGVLRGDINLKSPKIDITEFFPKEEQLVQKSDSITTLNTVENTVVGVMQVPKDLDLALTIKIDSLIYNSLNITDFSGQLGIKEQGLFLKNSTLKMVDGTSQLSGFYQPISTEDALFSMGIKAQNFNIEKGYNSIELFKELAPAAAQASGIVSIDYNLTGTLDNQMLPVLPALKGKGTLKVHNVKFDGYKLMGKVSEKSGFDALNDPKISEITINSTIDNNVLELEEFKFKVSPFRLKLEGQTTLDGDLSLKMRIGLPPLGLIGIPVVIEGNSDDFDIKLGKKSSDLSTEDTIENSYSEDELNRLSTQKDSIRSGESTNAINKMQQEIKSVKSDSINK, via the coding sequence ATGGAAACATCCAACAAAAAGAAAAACCGAATTCGTAAAATATTAAAATGGACATTTACTGCTGTAGGAATTTTACTGATAAGTTTGTTTGCTATTCCTTCTATTTTTAATGATGCTATTTCAAATGAAATCAAGAAAGGCATCAACAAAAATTTAGAAACCAAGCTTCAGTTCAACAATTCTAACATCTCCTTTTTCACACATTTCCCAGCATTAACTTTTAATTTTGAAGATGTTAATGTATCTAGTTCAAAACCTTTTGAAAAAGACACCTTAATTACAGCTAAAGAATTAGGGTTTGGTATTAATGTCTTTAAACTCATTTTTTCGGATAGAGTGGTGATAAACGAAACCTATCTCACCGATTGTAAAATAAATCTCATTAAAGATAAATTTGGAAGACAAAACTATGATGTCTTTAAAGCTACTGATACCAGTACAGTCGCAAATGATACTAGTGCAATTGGCTTAAGACTCAATCTTAAGAAACTTAAAATTGAAAACGCAACCATACATTATACAGACAATGATCTCGGTATTAACGTGATGACTCATGGGCTTAATTATAATGGAAAGGGAGGTATAATTGATGGCAAATTAAAATTAGGCTCTAATTTGGATATTACGAGTATCGATGTTGCTTTTGAAAACTCAGAATATTTAAAAGGAAAGACATTAAAAGCCAAGTCATTTACTGTTTATGATACAGATAATCTATCGATTGCTTTGGATAAAAACACTATATCTTTAAACGATCTTAAAGTAAATTTTAATGGTAATCTAGATATTTTTGACCAAGGCTTTGCGTATAATTTACTATTGAAAACTGAAAATGGTAAGATTAAAGATCTGATTTCAGCCTTGCCACCTCAATATGCAGAGTGGTCTAAAGCAGTGACTCTTAACGGAGGTTTAAATGCAACCTTACGTCTTACAGGTTACACAGGTACAATTCCTAAAGCTTCAGAATTAAACCACATAGAATTAGAAGCTAATATATATGATGGCTACGTGAAACATAAGGAAGCGGACCAAGCCCTTGAAAATCTCGATCTAAAATTTAAAGGGAGTTTAAAAAAGGATTATATAGATTTTAATTTAGACAGTTTAAATTTTACACTGAATGAGGAAACGACTAAAGGTTATGTACATGCGAATGGAAAACTAGATTCTTTAAATGTAGTATCGCATATTAAATCTAACGTTGACCTCAGCATTCTTAATGAAACACTAAAATTACCAGACCTCGAATTTAATGGAGTTTTGGCTGCAGACATTACCTTAGATGGAGTTTACCAACCTCTTGCATCTAGGATACCTCAAACTAAAGGAAGTTTTGAGTTATCGGAGGGATCTTTGCAAACCTCAGGACATCCAGAACCTATAAAAAATATTGAATTACGTGCTACGGCAGATAACGAAGGACAAACTTATGCAGAGTCATCTATAACCTTTAATAAACTCAATTTCAGTTTTCTTGGTAACACATTTACCAGTTCTGCTTTCTTTAAGAATTTTGACCAACCCGAATACCAAATTGAGGCTAAAGGAGATATAGATTTCACCACGCTTCATCAAGTAATAGAATTACCAATTATAATCACTAAAGGACAATTAAAAGCCAATTTAAGCTTAGAAGGACAACTAAATAACCCACAAAGTGATACCAAAAACACAGGTACATTAGAGCTTAAAAATATCGGGATGACTTCAAAAGTGCTGCAACATCCTGTGCTAATAAAGGAAGGTCAGTTTTTATTTTTGAATGAAAAAATGGCGCTTTCAAATCTAACCGTTCAGCATCAATCGTCTGATTTATCTATAGACGGTTATTTTGAAAACTATCTCGATTATGCTTTATTTTCTAATGGTGTTTTACGAGGAGATATCAATCTTAAATCGCCTAAAATAGATATCACTGAGTTTTTTCCCAAAGAAGAACAACTCGTACAGAAGTCAGATAGTATTACAACATTGAATACTGTTGAAAATACAGTAGTTGGTGTCATGCAAGTCCCTAAAGATTTAGATTTAGCCCTTACAATTAAAATAGATAGCCTCATCTATAACAGTTTAAATATCACTGATTTTTCTGGGCAGTTAGGGATAAAAGAACAGGGACTTTTCCTAAAAAATAGCACCTTAAAAATGGTAGATGGCACATCACAATTAAGTGGTTTTTACCAACCTATATCTACAGAAGACGCCTTATTTTCTATGGGGATTAAAGCACAAAATTTCAATATAGAAAAAGGTTACAACAGCATAGAATTATTTAAAGAACTCGCTCCTGCTGCTGCACAAGCTTCTGGTATAGTGTCTATAGATTACAATTTAACAGGTACTTTAGACAACCAAATGCTACCTGTATTACCAGCCTTAAAAGGAAAAGGCACTTTAAAAGTACACAATGTAAAATTTGATGGGTATAAGCTTATGGGAAAAGTCTCTGAAAAATCTGGATTCGATGCTTTAAATGACCCTAAAATATCGGAAATTACAATTAACTCTACAATAGACAATAATGTATTAGAATTAGAAGAATTTAAATTTAAAGTTAGTCCGTTTAGATTAAAACTAGAAGGACAAACCACATTAGATGGAGACCTCAGCCTAAAAATGAGAATAGGATTACCTCCGCTAGGCCTTATAGGAATTCCTGTAGTTATAGAAGGGAATAGTGACGACTTTGATATAAAATTGGGTAAAAAATCATCAGACCTCTCCACTGAAGATACAATTGAAAATAGCTATTCTGAAGACGAATTAAACCGATTATCCACACAAAAAGACTCCATTCGAAGTGGTGAATCTACAAATGCGATTAATAAAATGCAACAAGAAATTAAAAGTGTAAAGTCTGATTCCATAAACAAATGA
- a CDS encoding fumarylacetoacetate hydrolase family protein, translating into MKIIGIGKNYVNDTSEIAAIKTGAQTIFTKPDSTLVTDNRDIGFPKITNQLAYEVELVAKIGKRGKDIALNDAESYISELAVGIDYTAKDVLAASRENKGPWALAKGFDGASPISGFKPIADFKDLGSINYDLKINGAQKQVGNTSLMIYSFAEIIAYISSFMTLEAGDLIFTGTPASGTGLVVKGDHLQASIEGELLLDFKMV; encoded by the coding sequence ATGAAAATAATAGGTATTGGCAAAAATTATGTCAACGACACATCAGAAATAGCTGCTATAAAAACAGGAGCGCAAACGATATTTACCAAACCAGATTCGACATTAGTTACCGATAATAGGGACATTGGCTTTCCTAAAATCACTAATCAATTAGCTTATGAAGTTGAGTTGGTTGCCAAGATAGGAAAGCGCGGTAAAGATATTGCGTTAAATGATGCTGAATCTTATATTTCAGAATTAGCGGTTGGTATAGATTACACCGCTAAAGATGTTTTAGCAGCAAGTAGAGAAAATAAAGGCCCTTGGGCTTTGGCTAAAGGGTTTGATGGTGCGTCTCCTATTTCGGGCTTTAAGCCAATTGCGGACTTTAAAGATTTAGGGTCTATTAATTACGATTTAAAGATTAATGGAGCGCAAAAACAAGTGGGAAATACTAGCTTAATGATTTACAGTTTTGCAGAAATCATAGCTTATATTTCTTCTTTTATGACCTTAGAAGCCGGTGATCTTATTTTTACAGGTACTCCAGCTAGTGGAACAGGTTTAGTTGTAAAAGGCGATCATTTACAAGCGTCTATTGAAGGAGAATTGCTTTTAGATTTTAAGATGGTATAA
- a CDS encoding DUF2452 domain-containing protein, with protein sequence MSKEKKPDQIVFNEDTQRYDAYLKPYATNVGAPAIQVTDTSSWKTRNIHKANKQIKAKYLELKAAYEKMMEELEYNTLVYNARYTFEPLIGETYHLYRDKNEEPFLSIIAPSDCNFDPIGSFILNSELIWKRVDAED encoded by the coding sequence ATGTCTAAAGAAAAGAAACCAGATCAAATAGTGTTCAATGAGGATACGCAACGTTATGATGCTTATCTAAAACCGTATGCGACTAATGTTGGCGCACCTGCTATACAGGTTACGGACACTTCGTCTTGGAAAACCAGAAACATCCATAAAGCTAATAAACAAATTAAAGCCAAGTATTTAGAGCTAAAAGCAGCGTATGAGAAGATGATGGAAGAGCTAGAATACAATACTTTAGTTTATAATGCGCGTTATACGTTTGAACCGCTTATTGGAGAAACCTATCATTTGTACCGCGATAAGAATGAGGAGCCTTTTTTGTCTATTATTGCCCCTTCGGATTGTAATTTTGATCCTATTGGGAGTTTTATACTTAATAGTGAATTGATTTGGAAGCGGGTTGATGCAGAAGATTGA
- a CDS encoding NYN domain-containing protein: MDIKLAVLIDGDNIPSAYVKEMMEEIAKYGNPTIKRIYGDWTKPNLNKWKSLLLENAITPIQQYGYTTGKNATDSAMIIDAMDILYSEKVDGFCLVSSDSDFTRLATRLREAGMAVYGIGEKKTPNPFIVACDKFIYIEILKNESEESPLESTTKASSKNNYDTITTKEIKFIATTIDDVADDDGWAFLGDVGSLLQKKQPNFDSRNYGFQKLTPLIKSIPTFEIERREDSKGHKKLIFVKLKDEKPKRTKRKG, from the coding sequence ATGGATATAAAACTGGCCGTACTTATAGATGGTGACAACATCCCATCTGCTTACGTTAAAGAAATGATGGAAGAAATTGCTAAATATGGCAATCCTACTATTAAGCGTATTTATGGAGATTGGACTAAACCCAATTTAAATAAATGGAAAAGCTTATTGTTAGAAAATGCTATAACCCCTATACAGCAATATGGTTATACCACAGGTAAAAATGCTACCGATTCGGCAATGATTATCGATGCTATGGATATTTTATACTCCGAGAAAGTCGATGGATTTTGTTTAGTCTCTAGCGATAGTGATTTTACGCGACTAGCAACCCGTTTGCGCGAGGCCGGAATGGCGGTTTATGGTATAGGTGAAAAGAAAACGCCAAATCCATTTATAGTGGCTTGTGATAAGTTTATTTACATAGAGATTCTTAAAAATGAATCTGAAGAAAGTCCTTTAGAATCCACTACAAAAGCATCATCTAAAAACAACTACGATACCATTACAACAAAAGAAATCAAATTTATAGCCACAACTATAGATGATGTAGCAGATGACGATGGTTGGGCATTTTTGGGTGATGTAGGAAGCTTGCTACAAAAGAAACAACCTAATTTTGATTCTAGAAATTATGGTTTTCAGAAATTAACTCCTTTAATTAAATCAATTCCGACTTTCGAAATCGAACGACGTGAAGATTCAAAAGGACACAAAAAACTCATATTTGTAAAGTTGAAGGATGAAAAGCCTAAGCGAACTAAGAGAAAAGGGTAG
- a CDS encoding T9SS type A sorting domain-containing protein, which yields MKKITFAIALLTLGLQAQTFPSPYCDIPELANPWGVEEISTVNFSDASIVNTDDISILVDETATIANVAPDETYTLTLTGHTYGDFDANIVAFVDWNQNDILDDEGEVYELGLLSNTDGTDGVFVSLDIAIPTDAVLGETRIRLTKTYTNLVGEGENPPSPAVIDPCGILFNAFGVSIEESYGQALDFTLNLAPLSVDEFELNALAIYPNPAQDVLNIDYKTTLTGVKMYNIVGQEVLSRTTATSQLQLDIAAFTSGIYIVKLFTEEGQHSFRIVKD from the coding sequence ATGAAAAAAATTACTTTCGCGATTGCTCTATTAACATTAGGATTACAGGCGCAGACTTTTCCTAGTCCATATTGTGATATTCCTGAACTAGCGAATCCTTGGGGAGTAGAAGAAATCTCAACGGTGAACTTTTCAGATGCTAGTATTGTAAATACTGACGACATCTCTATTTTAGTAGACGAAACAGCTACAATTGCAAACGTGGCTCCAGATGAAACGTATACATTGACCCTTACAGGTCATACTTACGGTGACTTTGACGCAAATATAGTAGCTTTTGTAGATTGGAATCAAAATGATATTCTCGATGATGAAGGCGAAGTGTATGAGCTTGGTTTACTTTCAAATACCGATGGAACCGATGGAGTTTTTGTATCTTTAGATATTGCAATTCCTACAGACGCTGTTTTAGGTGAAACACGTATTAGACTAACAAAAACATATACCAATCTTGTAGGTGAAGGTGAAAACCCTCCTTCTCCCGCTGTAATCGATCCTTGTGGTATTCTATTTAATGCATTTGGAGTATCTATTGAGGAAAGTTACGGTCAGGCCTTAGATTTTACATTAAACTTAGCACCTTTAAGTGTTGATGAGTTTGAGCTTAACGCTTTAGCTATATATCCTAATCCGGCTCAAGATGTTTTAAATATTGATTATAAGACGACATTAACAGGTGTGAAAATGTACAATATCGTTGGACAGGAAGTTTTGTCGAGAACAACAGCAACATCTCAATTACAATTAGATATCGCAGCGTTTACCTCTGGAATCTATATCGTAAAGTTATTTACAGAAGAAGGACAGCATAGTTTTAGAATTGTTAAAGACTAA